From a region of the Deinococcus misasensis DSM 22328 genome:
- a CDS encoding tetratricopeptide repeat protein has protein sequence MEPEPQDLPEAVKMQVDAHIEQAIALEEQGQLQQAEQVYQAALNLIPEPKYAFWETMRIYVGFGEIHFVQGQFEQAAHFYQECMKMPEGFINPFVLLRRGQIAFEQDDAITAAEHLTRALMLEGTEIFDEEDPKYLDFLKTVLKAPPGGW, from the coding sequence ATGGAACCTGAACCACAAGACCTCCCAGAAGCTGTCAAAATGCAGGTGGATGCCCACATCGAACAGGCCATTGCTCTGGAAGAACAGGGGCAATTGCAGCAGGCAGAGCAGGTCTATCAGGCTGCGCTCAACCTCATCCCGGAGCCGAAATATGCTTTCTGGGAAACCATGCGGATTTACGTGGGCTTTGGCGAGATCCATTTTGTGCAGGGCCAATTTGAACAGGCTGCCCACTTTTATCAGGAGTGCATGAAAATGCCTGAGGGTTTCATCAACCCTTTTGTGCTTCTCAGGCGGGGTCAGATCGCTTTTGAGCAGGACGATGCCATCACCGCTGCGGAACACCTGACCCGAGCCCTGATGCTGGAAGGCACCGAAATCTTTGATGAAGAGGACCCCAAATATCTGGATTTTTTGAAAACCGTTCTGAAAGCCCCTCCGGGCGGATGGTGA
- the tilS gene encoding tRNA lysidine(34) synthetase TilS, whose translation MPDLLDPLTAFRGKPVLLALSGGSDSVGMLLALHQLGIQVTAAHFNHQIREEAVQDQGFVQDLCQRFGVPLEVGTAPVKTIAAQKGWSLEEAARNLRYGFLSRAAKQHKTEVILTAHTLNDQAETVLWQLVRGTAKATGIPPVQGRVERPWLGVSKQDIQDFLKQAGQDWREDASNQDPAFTRNFLRLNVLPELRRLNPQVDVALARFARYSREDDALLFELASNITPYTRWDQQPEALQRRLIAQSLAKAGIEFDSQHIERVQKALHSPQVQHLTFPGNHQITVQQGQISKSAVYAKPEFAYPEHLELRHRQDGDRIRLSGGTRKVSDVLTDLKIPRAERDQVWLLAEGQQVLWLGLHPAVVAEGFMDLKTDAHWMKQALQEAEKARDQDEVPIGAVIVKEGKVIAAAHNQCAALHDLTRHAELEAIRQASTGSRGYLTDCTLYVTLEPCPMCMGAILESRISRVVFGASNPKMGALGGVYDLLRNHWGHIPEVTPHVMEKQCAALLTGYFALKRQSKKGNHGT comes from the coding sequence ATGCCTGACCTGCTGGACCCTTTAACTGCATTTCGTGGAAAACCTGTGCTGCTGGCCCTCTCTGGAGGTTCAGATTCGGTGGGCATGCTGCTGGCCCTGCACCAGTTGGGCATTCAAGTCACCGCTGCCCACTTCAACCACCAGATCCGTGAAGAAGCCGTACAAGACCAGGGTTTCGTGCAAGACCTCTGCCAGAGGTTTGGAGTTCCTCTGGAGGTGGGGACGGCTCCAGTGAAAACCATTGCTGCACAAAAGGGATGGTCGTTGGAGGAAGCTGCACGCAATCTCAGGTATGGTTTTCTGAGCAGGGCAGCCAAACAGCACAAGACGGAAGTCATCCTGACCGCCCACACCCTGAACGATCAGGCCGAAACGGTGCTCTGGCAACTGGTGCGTGGTACGGCCAAGGCCACTGGTATTCCTCCTGTGCAAGGGAGGGTAGAGCGTCCTTGGCTCGGGGTTTCCAAGCAAGACATTCAGGACTTTTTAAAGCAGGCTGGTCAAGACTGGCGTGAGGATGCTTCCAATCAGGACCCTGCCTTCACACGCAATTTCTTGCGCCTCAACGTCTTGCCAGAGCTCAGACGGCTCAATCCTCAGGTGGATGTGGCTCTGGCAAGATTTGCCCGGTACAGCAGGGAAGACGATGCTTTACTCTTTGAACTGGCAAGCAACATCACCCCTTACACAAGGTGGGACCAGCAACCTGAGGCTTTGCAAAGGCGTTTGATTGCCCAGAGCCTTGCCAAAGCCGGGATTGAATTTGACAGCCAGCACATCGAGCGGGTGCAAAAAGCCCTCCATTCCCCTCAAGTCCAACATCTGACTTTTCCCGGAAACCACCAGATTACAGTGCAGCAAGGGCAAATCTCAAAATCTGCTGTTTACGCCAAACCAGAGTTTGCTTATCCAGAGCATCTGGAGTTGCGTCACCGTCAGGATGGAGACAGAATTCGCCTTTCTGGAGGGACCCGCAAGGTTTCTGATGTGCTCACCGACCTGAAAATTCCCCGAGCAGAGCGGGATCAGGTCTGGTTGCTTGCAGAAGGGCAGCAAGTGCTCTGGTTGGGCCTCCATCCCGCTGTGGTTGCAGAGGGGTTCATGGACCTCAAAACCGATGCCCACTGGATGAAGCAGGCTTTGCAGGAGGCCGAAAAAGCCAGAGATCAGGATGAAGTTCCCATCGGAGCGGTGATTGTCAAAGAAGGCAAAGTGATTGCTGCTGCACACAACCAATGTGCTGCACTGCATGACCTCACCAGACACGCTGAACTGGAAGCCATCCGTCAGGCCAGCACAGGGTCCAGAGGGTACCTCACAGATTGCACCCTGTATGTCACCCTGGAACCCTGCCCAATGTGCATGGGGGCGATTCTGGAAAGCCGGATTTCGCGGGTGGTGTTTGGGGCCAGCAATCCCAAAATGGGTGCTCTGGGGGGAGTGTATGATCTCCTGAGAAACCACTGGGGCCACATCCCAGAGGTCACGCCCCATGTGATGGAAAAGCAATGTGCTGCCCTGCTGACCGGTTATTTTGCCTTGAAGCGCCAGAGCAAGAAAGGAAACCATGGAACCTGA
- a CDS encoding metalloregulator ArsR/SmtB family transcription factor: protein MDIKPDFTTPEKSASLFKALSHPSRLMILHLLQGQSRHGEELAKLLNLSPATVSHHMNLLLEEQLVLAQKEQYYQVYRLNEKALDVQIKNLLLFRPSKDQSFSEKDKVLHAFFKDGKLVKFPSQLKKQRFVLEKLVEAFDFDRTYTELEVNRVLVAFHDDVATLRRSLINERLMVRQNSIYSRPGTTLQTKDPEIH, encoded by the coding sequence ATGGACATCAAACCAGATTTCACCACCCCAGAGAAAAGCGCCTCCCTGTTCAAAGCCCTTTCCCACCCTTCCAGACTGATGATCCTGCACTTGCTGCAAGGACAGAGCAGGCATGGGGAGGAACTGGCGAAGTTGCTCAACCTCAGTCCGGCCACCGTTTCCCATCACATGAACCTGCTCTTGGAAGAGCAACTGGTGCTTGCCCAGAAAGAGCAGTACTATCAGGTTTACCGCCTGAATGAAAAGGCTCTGGACGTGCAAATCAAGAACTTGCTTCTGTTTCGCCCATCCAAAGACCAGAGCTTCAGCGAAAAAGACAAAGTGCTGCATGCTTTTTTCAAAGATGGAAAACTGGTCAAGTTTCCTTCACAACTGAAAAAGCAGCGCTTTGTGCTGGAAAAACTGGTGGAGGCTTTTGATTTTGACCGCACCTACACTGAACTGGAAGTCAACCGGGTGCTGGTGGCCTTCCATGACGATGTGGCCACCCTGAGGCGCTCTTTGATCAATGAACGTCTGATGGTGAGGCAGAACAGCATTTATTCCCGACCCGGCACCACATTACAAACAAAGGACCCAGAGATTCATTAA
- a CDS encoding peroxiredoxin has translation MSLSIGDPAPLFQGTSDQGEKINLQDLRGRWVVLFFYPRANTQGCSIEARSFENALPEFQRLGAQVIGISTDTEAHQAKFRQSCTLHYPLIPDSDKKICAQYGVLGLFSRLTGQADRQTFLIGPDGNIARHWRFVNPFSHGSEVLGELQRLTGYTETRESQS, from the coding sequence ATGTCACTCAGCATTGGAGATCCAGCACCCCTCTTTCAAGGCACCAGCGATCAGGGGGAAAAAATCAACCTGCAAGACCTGAGAGGCCGCTGGGTGGTCCTGTTTTTCTATCCCAGAGCCAACACACAGGGTTGCAGCATCGAAGCCAGAAGTTTTGAGAACGCCCTTCCAGAGTTCCAGAGGCTCGGGGCACAGGTGATCGGAATCAGCACCGACACCGAAGCCCATCAGGCCAAGTTCCGCCAGAGCTGCACCCTGCACTATCCGCTCATACCAGACAGCGACAAGAAAATTTGTGCCCAGTATGGGGTGCTCGGGTTGTTCAGCAGACTGACCGGACAGGCAGACCGCCAGACCTTCCTGATTGGTCCAGATGGAAACATCGCCCGCCACTGGCGTTTTGTGAATCCCTTCAGTCACGGCTCAGAAGTTCTGGGAGAACTTCAGCGTCTGACAGGGTACACTGAGACGCGTGAAAGTCAGAGTTAA
- a CDS encoding class I SAM-dependent rRNA methyltransferase — translation MKVRVKSGKEKKLLNHYPFAYSGDLLEVPEVEAGSVVDVHAEGGMFIGRAYFNPTGSIPLRMLTLKRENIDEKFYRARIQAAWDKRKARLPEAEAFRLLHAEADGTPGIVADYFNGILSVQFRNAGVEKHREIILSALKQVTGASAAYERSDTVERNKEGMGQTTGILWGEVPQEVQFTEGGVAFSFRPLDSQKTGFFLDQRDNRHLMASLVKDGDHFLDVYSYTGGFSLHAAKQGAKTLAIDKDATALATLERVAQKNGLDRQVGMRLGDAIKVLSDLVKEKRTFQHAVFDPPTLAKRKDDVPQAKRIFSEGLGHIFKMLSPGGHVLVSTCAHYIRVEDMLDAARLAMADTGRTAEVITVTYQPADHPWMLLVPESLYLKSILLKIE, via the coding sequence GTGAAAGTCAGAGTTAAAAGCGGCAAAGAAAAGAAACTCCTGAACCATTACCCCTTCGCTTACTCGGGAGACCTTCTGGAGGTCCCAGAAGTTGAGGCCGGAAGCGTGGTGGATGTGCATGCCGAAGGCGGCATGTTCATTGGTCGGGCGTACTTCAATCCCACAGGCAGCATTCCCCTGCGCATGCTGACCCTGAAACGGGAAAACATCGACGAAAAATTTTACCGTGCCCGCATTCAGGCGGCATGGGACAAGCGCAAAGCCCGCCTTCCTGAAGCCGAGGCTTTTCGTTTGCTGCACGCAGAGGCAGACGGTACCCCCGGCATCGTGGCGGATTATTTCAATGGCATCCTGAGTGTGCAATTTCGCAATGCTGGCGTAGAGAAGCACCGTGAGATCATCCTGTCTGCCCTGAAGCAGGTGACCGGAGCCAGCGCAGCTTATGAACGCTCTGACACTGTGGAACGCAACAAAGAAGGCATGGGCCAGACCACTGGCATCCTGTGGGGAGAAGTGCCTCAGGAGGTGCAGTTCACCGAGGGAGGCGTGGCGTTCTCTTTCCGACCTCTGGACAGCCAGAAAACCGGTTTCTTTCTGGACCAGAGGGACAACCGCCATCTGATGGCCAGTCTGGTCAAAGACGGGGATCACTTTCTGGACGTGTACAGCTACACGGGCGGTTTCAGCCTGCATGCAGCAAAACAGGGAGCCAAAACCCTTGCCATTGACAAAGATGCCACCGCTCTGGCGACTCTGGAACGGGTGGCCCAGAAAAACGGCCTGGACCGTCAGGTGGGCATGCGTCTGGGAGATGCCATCAAAGTGCTCTCCGATCTGGTCAAAGAAAAACGCACCTTTCAGCATGCGGTTTTTGATCCGCCCACATTGGCCAAGCGCAAAGACGATGTGCCTCAGGCCAAACGCATCTTCAGTGAGGGGCTTGGGCACATCTTCAAAATGCTCTCCCCCGGCGGACATGTGCTGGTCAGCACCTGTGCCCACTACATCCGCGTGGAAGACATGCTGGACGCTGCCCGACTGGCCATGGCCGACACCGGACGCACTGCCGAAGTGATCACCGTGACTTACCAACCTGCCGATCACCCGTGGATGCTGCTGGTCCCCGAGAGCCTGTACCTGAAATCCATCCTGCTCAAGATCGAGTAA
- a CDS encoding O-methyltransferase has translation MTDETLNLDTLYILDHYIQKHYAHEDALLRNILTRSEAAGLRNIHLSPTQAKMLQMLVKIHGSKRILEVGSLGGYSGTWLARALPENGQLVTLEMDPLAAQVARETFQEAGLESRVQLIEGDAIQTMKGLLKQEPFDFVFIDAHKPHYPEFYEFAMRLVRPGSVIVLDNVVQHGKVLDNSLKESQYRKIRELNAFIGMDPRVEAIMVPTFTQKGLDGFLVVRVK, from the coding sequence GTGACCGACGAAACCCTCAATCTGGACACCCTGTACATTCTGGACCACTACATCCAGAAACATTACGCCCATGAAGACGCCCTTTTGCGCAACATCCTGACCCGCAGTGAGGCCGCAGGCCTGAGAAACATCCACCTGAGCCCCACACAGGCCAAAATGCTCCAGATGCTGGTGAAAATCCACGGCTCCAAACGCATTCTGGAAGTGGGCAGTCTGGGTGGATACAGCGGCACATGGCTGGCCCGAGCCCTTCCTGAAAACGGACAACTCGTCACCCTCGAAATGGACCCTCTGGCTGCACAGGTGGCCCGAGAAACCTTCCAGGAGGCCGGACTGGAGAGTCGGGTTCAGCTGATCGAAGGGGACGCGATCCAGACCATGAAAGGCCTTCTCAAGCAAGAGCCTTTCGATTTTGTGTTCATCGATGCCCACAAGCCCCACTACCCCGAGTTCTATGAATTCGCCATGCGTCTGGTGCGTCCGGGCAGCGTGATCGTGCTGGACAATGTGGTGCAACACGGCAAAGTGCTGGACAACAGCCTCAAAGAAAGCCAGTACCGCAAAATCCGCGAACTGAACGCGTTCATTGGCATGGACCCACGTGTGGAAGCCATCATGGTTCCGACGTTCACGCAGAAGGGGCTGGATGGGTTTCTGGTGGTGAGGGTGAAGTAA
- a CDS encoding MBL fold metallo-hydrolase, which translates to MPELVFMGTSDSKGVPRYYCTCKVCEQARTTGQNRRTRSSLLIQGAQNTLIDAGPDFHAQSTREKLTEIHTLLVTHAHNDHILGLGDLLDFVTYARGHLPMYAPSEVVPMVKSRFAYLDRLDWLKPLPGGLVLEGYQVQAFKVPHGANGFSYAYRFDSLNFAWVYCPDSINISPKTEEEFMLGLDLLILGTSFWKEPYPMQTRSVYDVQEALDLKSVQAAKKVILTHMSHDIDAEVAVLPEHVSLAFDGMRVWVP; encoded by the coding sequence ATGCCAGAACTGGTTTTCATGGGCACATCGGATTCCAAAGGGGTCCCGCGCTATTACTGCACCTGCAAGGTCTGTGAGCAGGCCAGAACCACCGGCCAGAACCGCAGAACCCGGTCCAGTCTGCTGATTCAGGGTGCACAAAACACCCTGATCGATGCTGGACCCGATTTTCATGCCCAGTCCACACGGGAAAAACTCACTGAAATCCATACCCTCTTGGTCACCCATGCCCACAATGATCACATTCTGGGCCTCGGGGATTTGCTGGATTTTGTGACCTACGCCAGAGGCCACCTCCCCATGTACGCCCCGTCAGAAGTGGTTCCCATGGTGAAATCCCGCTTCGCTTATCTGGACCGTCTGGACTGGTTGAAACCCCTGCCCGGTGGTCTGGTGCTGGAAGGGTATCAGGTGCAGGCCTTCAAGGTGCCACACGGGGCCAACGGCTTCAGCTATGCTTACCGTTTTGACAGCCTGAATTTTGCGTGGGTCTATTGCCCGGACAGCATCAACATCTCTCCTAAAACCGAGGAGGAATTCATGCTGGGACTGGACCTTCTGATCCTTGGGACGTCCTTCTGGAAAGAACCTTACCCGATGCAGACCCGCAGCGTATATGACGTGCAGGAGGCTCTGGACCTGAAAAGCGTTCAGGCTGCCAAAAAGGTGATCCTCACCCACATGAGCCATGACATTGATGCAGAGGTTGCCGTGCTGCCAGAGCATGTGAGCTTGGCGTTTGATGGGATGAGGGTGTGGGTGCCCTAA
- the trpC gene encoding indole-3-glycerol phosphate synthase TrpC yields the protein MRLPDLTQVPGVLGEICTLRAQDYTLPATTDFPVQPRAHRFEQALRSQPLALIAEVKQASPSRGAIAELDPVDAALSYQRGGASAISVLTEERYFKGSPEFLKSVVAKVEIPVLRKDFVLHPHMIEEAKEWGASAVLLMVSVLGDLTKDYLDYTHHCGLDALVEVHTAAELEIALASGAPIIGVNNRDLTTLNIDLEVSPRLIAQARGAGFEGVLIAESGYSTPEQLSRIRGVADAVLVGSSLSGSGSLEQATRELLKV from the coding sequence ATGCGTTTACCCGACCTCACTCAGGTTCCCGGGGTGCTTGGTGAAATCTGCACCCTGAGGGCCCAGGATTACACCCTTCCTGCCACCACAGACTTCCCTGTGCAGCCCAGAGCCCACCGTTTCGAGCAGGCCCTCAGAAGCCAACCTCTGGCCCTCATCGCAGAGGTGAAGCAGGCCAGTCCATCCAGAGGGGCCATCGCCGAATTGGACCCTGTTGATGCTGCCCTCTCGTATCAGAGGGGTGGAGCCAGTGCCATCAGCGTGCTCACCGAGGAGCGTTACTTCAAAGGTTCCCCTGAATTTCTGAAAAGCGTGGTTGCCAAAGTAGAGATCCCTGTTTTGCGCAAGGATTTCGTGTTGCATCCCCACATGATTGAAGAGGCTAAAGAATGGGGAGCCAGCGCAGTCCTCCTGATGGTGTCTGTCCTTGGAGACCTGACCAAAGATTATCTGGACTACACCCACCACTGTGGTCTGGACGCCCTTGTGGAGGTCCACACCGCTGCAGAACTGGAGATTGCGCTGGCCTCTGGAGCACCCATCATCGGGGTGAACAACCGCGACCTGACCACCCTCAACATCGACCTGGAGGTATCCCCCAGACTGATTGCACAGGCCAGAGGGGCCGGTTTTGAAGGCGTCCTGATTGCAGAGAGTGGCTACTCCACCCCAGAGCAACTTTCCCGCATCCGTGGGGTTGCCGATGCCGTGCTGGTGGGCTCCAGCCTCTCTGGAAGTGGCAGTCTTGAGCAGGCGACCAGGGAGCTGTTGAAGGTTTAA
- a CDS encoding diacylglycerol/lipid kinase family protein, producing the protein MQRVLIIENKKAGRGNHNLHEFRDLMIEKGINVVERELSHETTPQALTADADTFDAVVAAGGDGTISCVAHALQGKDIPMLPFPAGTANLIAVNLGIQDHAENLYDLLEHGESSKIDLAELVVGTKQYGFTMLAGVGLDAEMIHASEELKPTLGVAAYVVAMMKKIAVPEADIVLEMDGHTVETRGMSVMIANFGMATFGLPIAEGIDPADGLLTIIVLKGNTPLALVPSIIESIKKHLKVGKVDYGDRVEIYHCREITIRTDPVLPIQYDGEVIEDAVTPVHARVLPRAVRVLRVREKEELST; encoded by the coding sequence ATGCAACGGGTTCTGATCATTGAAAACAAGAAAGCAGGCCGGGGAAACCACAACCTCCATGAATTTCGTGACCTGATGATTGAAAAAGGCATCAATGTGGTGGAACGGGAACTCAGCCATGAAACCACCCCTCAAGCCCTCACAGCAGATGCAGACACCTTTGATGCGGTGGTGGCCGCAGGAGGAGACGGAACCATCAGTTGTGTGGCCCACGCCCTACAAGGAAAGGACATCCCCATGCTGCCCTTTCCTGCTGGAACCGCCAATTTGATTGCCGTCAACCTCGGGATTCAGGACCATGCCGAAAACCTGTATGACCTCCTCGAACATGGAGAGTCCTCCAAAATCGATCTGGCGGAACTGGTGGTGGGCACCAAACAATACGGCTTCACCATGCTGGCCGGGGTTGGCCTTGATGCCGAAATGATCCATGCCAGTGAAGAACTCAAACCCACCCTCGGGGTGGCCGCTTATGTGGTGGCCATGATGAAAAAAATTGCTGTTCCAGAGGCAGACATTGTCCTTGAAATGGACGGGCACACCGTGGAAACCAGAGGCATGAGTGTGATGATCGCCAACTTTGGCATGGCCACTTTTGGTCTGCCCATTGCAGAAGGCATTGACCCTGCAGATGGGCTGTTGACCATCATTGTCCTGAAAGGCAACACCCCTCTGGCTTTGGTCCCCAGCATCATCGAGAGCATCAAAAAACACCTGAAAGTCGGCAAGGTGGATTATGGCGACCGGGTGGAAATTTACCACTGCCGTGAAATCACCATCCGCACCGATCCCGTTTTGCCCATCCAATACGACGGAGAAGTCATCGAGGACGCCGTGACCCCGGTGCACGCTCGGGTGCTGCCCAGAGCGGTGAGGGTGCTGAGGGTCAGGGAGAAGGAAGAGTTGTCAACTTAA
- the hpt gene encoding hypoxanthine phosphoribosyltransferase, with the protein MVFSPGNGEVQISAEAVQQRIKEIGEQITRDYAGQEPHLICVLNGAFLFHADLVRAIGLPLTVDFLAVSSYGNAKQSSGEVKLIKDLSLPISNRHVILVEDIVDTGITMNYLLHYLEGRQPASLKVAALLSKPSRRKVQVPVEYTGFEIPDAFVYGFGLDRSQRDRNLTFITSQEA; encoded by the coding sequence ATGGTGTTTTCCCCTGGTAACGGAGAAGTTCAAATCAGCGCTGAAGCGGTGCAACAGCGCATCAAAGAAATCGGTGAGCAGATCACCCGCGACTATGCTGGTCAGGAGCCCCACCTGATTTGCGTCCTCAATGGTGCTTTCCTGTTCCATGCCGATCTGGTGCGGGCCATCGGGCTCCCCCTGACCGTGGATTTTCTGGCGGTGTCCAGCTATGGCAATGCCAAGCAGTCCAGCGGTGAAGTCAAACTCATCAAGGACCTGAGCCTGCCCATTTCCAACCGCCATGTGATTCTGGTGGAAGACATTGTGGACACCGGCATCACCATGAATTACCTGCTGCACTATCTGGAAGGCCGTCAGCCTGCCAGCCTGAAAGTGGCTGCCCTGCTCAGCAAGCCTTCCCGTCGCAAAGTGCAGGTGCCTGTCGAGTACACCGGCTTTGAAATCCCCGATGCCTTCGTGTATGGGTTCGGTCTGGACCGCTCCCAGAGGGACCGCAACCTCACGTTCATCACCTCCCAAGAGGCTTAA
- the nadC gene encoding carboxylating nicotinate-nucleotide diphosphorylase: MLSLQDRLKFALQEDIGRGDVTTLSTVPEGQQGIGLLKLKSPGVVFGLEVAREVFHLVDPALNVEWDVQDGAQLEKQVLGRVTGSMRSILLGERLSLNLMQRLSGVATLTRKFADALEGSNTRVLDTRKTTPLWRDLEKAAVRAGGGHNHRFGLDDGLLIKDNHVVAAGGVKNAIQSAKEQFYLIKIECEVQTLAELHEAIEAGADRIMLDNMNDENLQEAVQIRNQLKPEVSLEASGNMTIERLHRIKTFGLDFVSVGALTHSATSLDISLDVRLS, encoded by the coding sequence ATGCTCAGTTTACAGGACCGCCTGAAGTTTGCCCTTCAGGAAGACATTGGCCGTGGCGATGTCACCACCCTGTCCACCGTGCCAGAGGGCCAGCAGGGCATCGGGCTTTTGAAACTCAAAAGTCCCGGTGTGGTGTTTGGTCTGGAGGTGGCCAGAGAGGTCTTCCATCTGGTTGATCCTGCCTTAAACGTGGAATGGGACGTTCAGGACGGTGCACAGCTTGAGAAGCAGGTGCTCGGAAGGGTCACAGGCAGCATGCGCAGCATTTTGCTGGGTGAGCGTCTGTCCCTGAACCTGATGCAGCGCCTCTCTGGCGTGGCCACCCTGACCCGCAAGTTTGCAGATGCGCTGGAAGGCAGCAACACCAGGGTGCTGGACACCCGCAAAACCACCCCCCTCTGGCGGGATCTGGAAAAAGCGGCAGTCCGTGCAGGCGGAGGCCACAACCACCGTTTCGGTCTGGACGATGGTTTGCTGATCAAGGACAACCATGTGGTCGCAGCCGGAGGAGTCAAAAACGCCATCCAGTCTGCCAAAGAGCAGTTCTACCTGATCAAAATCGAGTGTGAAGTGCAGACCCTTGCAGAATTGCATGAGGCCATTGAGGCGGGTGCAGACCGCATCATGCTGGACAACATGAACGATGAAAACCTGCAGGAAGCTGTGCAGATCCGCAACCAGCTCAAACCAGAGGTCTCTCTGGAGGCCAGCGGAAACATGACCATCGAGCGTTTGCATCGCATCAAAACTTTCGGTCTGGATTTCGTAAGCGTGGGGGCACTGACCCATTCCGCCACAAGTTTGGACATTTCGCTGGATGTTCGGCTGTCCTGA
- the nadA gene encoding quinolinate synthase NadA, whose amino-acid sequence MNLIQLEPFRTTEELKAEIQRLKVEKKAVVLAHNYQRPEVQEVADYVGDSLGLARQAAKTEAEVIVFAGVHFMAETASILNPNKKVLLPNLNAGCSLADTITAQDVRNWKQENPDGLVVVYVNTTADVKAEADYCVTSGNAVAAVNSLPKDRKIFFAPDMFLAAHVERQTGRKLDIWLGECHVHAGIRPEDIDKQKAENPGAEFLIHPECGCASHAIYNFPDTPLLSTEAMISHSRGSAAKDFIVVTEIDMVHRLRREVPDKNFIPVNRTALCEYMKMISLENVYETLRDLNNQIEVPEDVAQKALKSIERMIQIG is encoded by the coding sequence ATGAACCTGATTCAACTGGAGCCCTTCCGCACCACCGAAGAACTGAAAGCTGAAATCCAGCGTCTGAAAGTGGAGAAAAAAGCGGTGGTGCTCGCCCACAATTACCAGCGTCCCGAGGTGCAAGAGGTCGCCGATTACGTCGGAGACTCCCTCGGACTGGCCCGTCAGGCAGCCAAAACCGAAGCCGAAGTGATCGTCTTTGCAGGCGTGCACTTCATGGCCGAAACCGCCTCCATCCTGAACCCCAACAAGAAAGTGCTGCTGCCCAACCTGAATGCAGGGTGCTCTCTGGCAGACACCATCACCGCTCAGGATGTCCGCAACTGGAAACAGGAAAACCCAGACGGTCTGGTGGTGGTTTACGTCAACACCACCGCAGATGTGAAGGCAGAAGCCGATTACTGCGTGACCAGCGGAAACGCCGTGGCTGCGGTGAACTCTCTTCCCAAAGACAGGAAGATTTTCTTCGCTCCAGACATGTTTCTGGCCGCCCACGTTGAACGCCAGACCGGGCGCAAACTGGACATCTGGCTCGGAGAGTGCCACGTGCACGCCGGAATCCGTCCCGAGGACATCGACAAACAAAAAGCCGAGAATCCCGGTGCAGAGTTCCTGATCCACCCAGAGTGTGGATGTGCAAGCCACGCCATTTACAACTTCCCGGACACCCCTTTGCTGTCCACCGAGGCCATGATCAGCCACTCCAGAGGGTCTGCCGCCAAGGATTTTATCGTGGTCACCGAGATTGACATGGTGCACCGCCTGCGCCGTGAAGTCCCTGACAAGAACTTCATTCCGGTGAACCGCACCGCCCTGTGCGAGTACATGAAAATGATTTCTCTGGAAAACGTGTATGAAACCCTGCGCGACCTCAACAACCAGATCGAGGTGCCAGAGGATGTCGCTCAGAAAGCCCTGAAAAGCATCGAGCGCATGATCCAGATCGGATGA